From one Gemmatimonadota bacterium genomic stretch:
- the glgP gene encoding alpha-glucan family phosphorylase: MSHRQKIPYLPDALEGLAELATNLWWSWHLEARALFASIDPILWRQWWHNPIALLRKADPARLAECASDPQFLQRYHAVQERMRQELTGDDTWFHERHPDLGRGRPIAYFCAEFALHNSVPIYSGGLGVLAGDHCKAISDLGVPFVGVGLLYAKGYFDQKLTADGWQVDGDEPFDTDLMPLTALRAEDGSRVLATLPTGDRDIHIGAWEIRVGRTRVILLDTDLEENHRDDRALTSKLYGGGRELRLKQEWILGVGGVRVLRALGVRPGAWHANEGHAAFMLIERLREYLERGMGAHDAVARVRAHSVFTTHTPVPAGHDTFQREQIESCIPAAYWEGMGMDTEGFLSLGRHPEIDHQTFHMTAAAIRLCQGVNGVSERHGLETRRIWQSLWPGVQPEAVPIGHVTNGVHMPTWMSAEIRLLLDRHLGHEWRAPGAAPELWDRVLEIPDRELWHTHVGLKKQLFRFIREQSRRRWTEHWDEPAHLAASGTLLDPDALTLGFARRFATYKRADLLLRSEGRLLRLLTNARRPVQIVFAGKAHPADDAGKQVLQRIYQLARDPKVEGRVAFLEDYELHLAHRLYEGVDVWLNLPRVPLEACGTSGMKAALNGVPQLATLDGWWAEGFTGKNGWAIPLPGERSDVDEADWDHLFTLLEDEVLPLYHERDADGVPHGWAERMKHAIREAGRNFTAGGMIERYVAQYYVGACRGDAGTDLPPHG; this comes from the coding sequence ATGAGCCACCGACAGAAGATCCCCTACCTGCCGGACGCCCTCGAGGGCCTCGCCGAGCTGGCCACGAACCTCTGGTGGTCCTGGCACCTGGAGGCGCGGGCGCTGTTCGCCTCGATCGATCCCATCTTGTGGCGGCAGTGGTGGCACAACCCCATCGCCCTCTTGCGGAAGGCCGACCCGGCCCGGCTGGCCGAGTGTGCCAGCGATCCGCAGTTCCTGCAGCGGTACCACGCCGTCCAGGAGCGGATGCGGCAGGAGCTCACCGGGGACGACACGTGGTTCCACGAGCGCCACCCCGACCTCGGACGCGGGCGGCCGATCGCGTACTTCTGCGCCGAGTTCGCGCTGCACAACTCCGTGCCCATCTACTCGGGCGGTCTCGGCGTGCTCGCTGGTGACCATTGCAAGGCCATCTCCGACCTGGGCGTCCCCTTCGTGGGCGTCGGGCTGCTGTACGCCAAGGGATACTTCGACCAGAAGCTGACGGCGGACGGATGGCAGGTGGACGGGGACGAGCCGTTCGACACCGACCTGATGCCGTTGACGGCGCTGCGGGCGGAGGACGGCAGCCGGGTCCTCGCCACGCTCCCCACGGGAGATCGGGACATCCACATCGGGGCGTGGGAGATCCGGGTGGGTCGCACACGGGTCATCCTGCTCGATACGGACCTGGAGGAGAACCACCGCGACGACCGGGCGCTGACGAGCAAGCTGTACGGCGGCGGACGCGAGCTGCGCCTCAAGCAGGAGTGGATCCTGGGCGTGGGGGGCGTGCGTGTCCTGCGCGCGCTGGGCGTTCGCCCGGGCGCGTGGCACGCGAACGAGGGCCACGCCGCGTTCATGCTGATCGAGCGGCTGCGCGAGTACCTCGAGCGCGGCATGGGCGCCCATGACGCCGTCGCGCGCGTGCGCGCCCACAGCGTCTTCACGACGCACACGCCGGTTCCCGCCGGCCATGACACCTTCCAGCGCGAACAGATCGAGTCCTGCATCCCGGCGGCCTACTGGGAGGGGATGGGGATGGACACCGAGGGCTTCCTGTCCCTGGGACGCCATCCCGAGATCGACCACCAGACCTTCCACATGACCGCAGCCGCCATCCGGCTCTGTCAGGGAGTCAACGGGGTGTCCGAGCGGCACGGTCTGGAGACCCGCCGCATCTGGCAGTCGCTGTGGCCGGGCGTGCAGCCGGAGGCCGTGCCCATCGGGCACGTCACCAACGGCGTGCACATGCCGACGTGGATGAGCGCCGAGATCCGCCTGCTCCTGGATCGCCACCTGGGGCACGAGTGGCGCGCTCCCGGCGCGGCCCCGGAGCTGTGGGACCGCGTCCTGGAGATCCCGGACCGTGAGCTCTGGCACACGCACGTCGGGCTGAAGAAGCAACTGTTCCGGTTCATCCGCGAGCAGTCGCGGCGCCGCTGGACCGAGCACTGGGACGAGCCCGCCCACCTGGCGGCCTCCGGGACCCTCCTGGATCCGGACGCGCTGACGCTCGGCTTCGCGCGCCGCTTCGCGACCTACAAGCGGGCCGACCTGCTGCTCCGGAGCGAGGGTCGTCTGCTGCGGCTCCTGACCAACGCGCGGCGTCCCGTGCAGATCGTCTTCGCGGGCAAGGCCCATCCCGCGGACGACGCCGGCAAGCAGGTCCTGCAACGGATCTACCAGCTGGCGCGCGACCCCAAGGTGGAGGGACGGGTCGCGTTCCTGGAGGACTACGAGCTGCACCTGGCCCACCGGCTCTACGAAGGGGTGGACGTGTGGTTGAACCTGCCCCGGGTGCCGTTGGAGGCCTGCGGCACCAGTGGCATGAAGGCGGCGCTGAACGGAGTCCCCCAGCTCGCGACACTCGATGGCTGGTGGGCGGAGGGCTTCACCGGGAAGAACGGATGGGCCATCCCGCTCCCGGGGGAGCGCTCGGACGTGGACGAGGCGGACTGGGATCACCTCTTCACGCTGCTCGAGGACGAGGTGCTCCCCCTCTATCACGAGCGCGACGCGGACGGCGTGCCCCACGGCTGGGCCGAACGGATGAAGCACGCGATCCGGGAAGCCGGGCGCAACTTCACGGCCGGCGGCATGATCGAGCGCTATGTCGCGCAGTACTACGTCGGCGCCTGTCGCGGGGACGCGGGGACGGACCTTCCCCCCCACGGCTGA